The proteins below are encoded in one region of Mycobacterium pseudokansasii:
- a CDS encoding Acg family FMN-binding oxidoreductase, producing MARNVHGVDIEVLANAVLLACRAPSVHNSQPWRWVVEHNANVCTAHLFVDRHRIVRATDHSGREALISCGAALDHLCVAMTAVRWQPSITRFPTPSRPDHLATIEFRLTDHVTAAQRQRAEAILQRRTDRLPFDRPSYWDLFEPVLRGAVDDDDIAMLDVLADEQRPLLVQASQYSEALRRDDPSYHAELDWWTSPFVLAEGVPPSALASDTERLRVDVGRDFPVRSHQQRRPQITADWSKILVLSTPEDTRLDVLRCGEALSTVLLECTMAGMATCTLSHLIESSESRDIVRGLIGHRGEPQVLVRVGITPPIDDAPPPTPRRPLNTVLEIREKPEKG from the coding sequence ATGGCCCGTAACGTCCACGGTGTGGACATCGAGGTGCTCGCGAACGCAGTCTTGCTGGCCTGCCGCGCCCCGTCCGTGCACAACAGTCAACCGTGGCGATGGGTCGTAGAGCACAATGCCAACGTCTGCACCGCCCACCTGTTCGTCGATCGCCACCGAATCGTACGGGCCACAGATCATTCCGGTCGTGAAGCACTTATCAGCTGCGGCGCGGCACTCGATCACCTGTGCGTCGCGATGACCGCGGTGCGGTGGCAGCCGAGCATCACTCGCTTCCCCACCCCGAGCCGCCCCGACCACCTGGCCACAATCGAATTTCGCCTCACCGATCACGTCACCGCGGCCCAGCGACAGCGGGCCGAGGCGATTCTGCAGCGCCGAACCGATCGGCTTCCGTTCGACCGCCCCAGTTACTGGGACCTTTTCGAGCCGGTCCTGCGCGGCGCCGTCGACGACGACGACATCGCGATGCTGGATGTCCTCGCCGATGAGCAACGACCACTACTGGTGCAGGCGTCACAGTACAGCGAAGCGCTGCGTCGTGACGATCCGTCTTATCATGCCGAACTCGACTGGTGGACTTCGCCGTTCGTATTGGCCGAGGGTGTGCCGCCGAGCGCGCTGGCATCCGACACCGAACGCCTCCGAGTCGACGTCGGCAGGGATTTCCCAGTACGAAGCCACCAGCAGCGCCGCCCGCAGATCACGGCCGACTGGTCGAAAATCCTGGTGCTGTCCACACCTGAAGACACTCGGTTGGACGTATTACGGTGCGGAGAAGCGCTGTCAACCGTCCTGCTCGAATGCACCATGGCCGGTATGGCGACCTGCACGCTGTCCCATCTCATCGAGTCGAGCGAAAGCCGCGACATCGTCCGCGGCCTGATCGGCCACCGCGGCGAGCCGCAAGTCCTGGTACGCGTGGGGATCACGCCACCGATCGATGACGCTCCCCCGCCCACACCGCGGCGGCCGCTGAACACCGTCCTTGAAATTCGCGAAAAGCCCGAGAAAGGTTGA
- the smpB gene encoding SsrA-binding protein SmpB, with protein MAGQSKQAKTAGKKIGRKIIATNRKARHNYSIIEVFEAGMALQGTEVKSLREGHASLVDAFATIDDGEIWLRNLHIPEYQHGSWTNHEPRRNRKLLLHRRQIDTLIGKLREGNFALVPLSLYFTDGKVKVELALARGKHAHDKRQDMARRDAQREVVRELGRRAKGMG; from the coding sequence ATGGCCGGGCAGTCCAAGCAGGCCAAGACGGCCGGCAAGAAGATCGGCCGGAAGATCATCGCCACCAATCGCAAGGCCCGGCACAACTATTCGATCATCGAGGTCTTCGAGGCCGGGATGGCTCTGCAGGGCACCGAGGTGAAAAGCCTGCGCGAGGGACACGCGTCGTTGGTCGACGCCTTCGCCACCATCGACGACGGCGAAATCTGGCTGCGCAACCTGCACATCCCCGAGTACCAGCACGGCAGCTGGACCAACCACGAACCGCGGCGCAACCGCAAGTTGCTGTTGCACCGGCGTCAGATCGACACCCTGATCGGAAAGCTGCGCGAAGGCAACTTCGCGCTGGTGCCGTTGTCGCTGTATTTCACCGACGGCAAGGTCAAGGTCGAGCTCGCGCTGGCTCGCGGCAAACACGCCCACGACAAACGCCAGGACATGGCTCGCCGCGATGCCCAGCGCGAGGTCGTCCGGGAACTGGGCCGCCGCGCCAAGGGCATGGGCTGA
- the ftsX gene encoding permease-like cell division protein FtsX, with amino-acid sequence MRFGFLLNEVLTGLRRNVTMTIAMILTTAISIGLFGGGLLVVRLADNSRAIYLDRVETQVFLTDDVSANDPACDSDPCKALREKIEKRSDVKAVRFLNRQQAYDDAIRKFPQYKDVAGKDSFPASFIVKLENPEQHKDFDTAMQGQPGVLSVLNQKDLIDRLFAVLDGLSNAAFAVALVQAIGAVLLIANMVQVAAYTRRTEIGIMRLVGASRWYTQLPFLVEAMLAATVGVLIAIGGLILVRAMFLENALNQFYQANLIARVDYADILYIAPWLVLLGVAMSALTAYATLRIYVRR; translated from the coding sequence GTGCGCTTCGGCTTCCTGCTCAACGAGGTCCTGACCGGCCTTCGTCGCAACGTCACCATGACGATCGCGATGATCCTGACCACCGCCATCTCGATCGGCCTGTTCGGCGGCGGCCTGCTGGTGGTCCGGCTGGCCGACAACTCCCGCGCCATCTACCTCGACCGGGTCGAAACCCAGGTCTTTTTGACCGACGACGTCTCCGCCAACGATCCCGCCTGCGACAGCGACCCGTGTAAAGCGCTGCGCGAGAAGATCGAAAAGCGATCCGACGTCAAGGCGGTGCGCTTCCTCAACCGCCAGCAGGCCTATGACGACGCCATCCGGAAATTCCCGCAGTACAAGGACGTGGCCGGAAAAGACTCCTTCCCAGCGTCGTTCATCGTCAAACTGGAAAATCCCGAGCAGCACAAGGACTTCGACACCGCGATGCAGGGCCAGCCCGGGGTGCTGTCGGTACTCAACCAGAAGGATCTGATCGACCGGCTGTTCGCAGTGCTCGACGGGCTGAGCAACGCCGCGTTTGCCGTCGCGCTCGTCCAGGCCATCGGCGCGGTCTTGTTGATCGCCAACATGGTCCAAGTCGCGGCCTATACGCGGCGCACCGAGATCGGCATCATGCGATTGGTCGGGGCCAGCCGCTGGTACACCCAGCTGCCGTTCCTGGTGGAGGCGATGTTGGCCGCGACCGTCGGCGTGCTGATCGCCATCGGTGGCTTGATCCTGGTGCGGGCGATGTTCTTGGAGAACGCGCTGAACCAGTTCTACCAAGCCAATCTGATAGCCCGCGTGGACTACGCCGACATCCTCTACATCGCGCCGTGGCTGGTGCTGTTGGGCGTGGCGATGTCCGCGCTGACGGCCTATGCGACGTTGCGCATCTACGTGCGGCGGTAA
- a CDS encoding mechanosensitive ion channel family protein, which produces MTATNTTALALATASVAQRWHDFWRGHIGEWIITRGLRIVMLLIAAVLAARFVSWVAQRVTRQLDLGFAESDALVRSEATKHRQAVASVISWVSIVLIGIVVVMQIADVLQFSVGGLVAPATVVGAALGFGAQQLVRDLLAGFFIIVERQYGFGDLVKLTIAGSATDATGTVENVTLRVTRLRSADGEVFTVPNGQIVKSVNLSKDWARAVVDIPVSTNADLNRVNEVLHQECEHARDDTVLGELLLDSPTVMGVESIELDTVTLRLVARTLPGKQFEAGRQLRVLVIRALARAGIVTAADASVGLVEDPAVPAAEAAEAAEAKGAVR; this is translated from the coding sequence ATGACAGCAACTAACACCACAGCTCTTGCCCTCGCCACAGCTTCTGTGGCCCAGCGCTGGCACGACTTCTGGCGCGGTCACATCGGCGAATGGATCATCACCCGGGGCCTGCGCATCGTCATGCTGCTGATCGCAGCGGTGCTGGCGGCCCGCTTCGTCAGCTGGGTGGCCCAACGGGTGACCCGGCAGCTCGACCTCGGCTTCGCCGAAAGCGACGCGTTGGTGCGCTCGGAGGCGACCAAGCACCGGCAGGCCGTGGCGTCGGTGATCTCGTGGGTGTCGATCGTGCTCATCGGCATCGTCGTGGTCATGCAAATCGCCGACGTTCTGCAATTTTCGGTGGGCGGCCTGGTCGCGCCGGCCACGGTGGTGGGGGCGGCGCTGGGCTTCGGTGCCCAGCAGCTGGTCAGGGACCTGCTGGCCGGTTTCTTCATCATCGTCGAGAGGCAATACGGCTTCGGAGACCTGGTCAAGCTCACCATCGCGGGGTCGGCGACCGATGCGACCGGCACCGTCGAAAACGTGACGTTGCGGGTGACCAGGCTGCGCTCCGCGGACGGCGAAGTGTTCACCGTCCCCAATGGTCAGATCGTCAAATCGGTCAACCTCTCCAAGGACTGGGCCCGCGCGGTGGTGGATATCCCGGTCTCGACCAACGCCGACCTGAACCGGGTCAACGAGGTCTTGCACCAGGAGTGCGAGCACGCACGCGACGATACGGTGCTGGGGGAGTTGCTACTGGATTCACCCACCGTGATGGGCGTGGAGAGCATCGAGCTGGACACGGTCACGCTGCGGCTGGTGGCCCGCACGCTGCCCGGCAAGCAGTTCGAGGCTGGTCGGCAACTGCGGGTGCTGGTCATCCGCGCGCTGGCCCGCGCCGGCATCGTGACCGCGGCCGACGCCTCGGTGGGCCTGGTCGAAGACCCTGCGGTGCCGGCTGCCGAAGCCGCCGAGGCGGCCGAGGCCAAGGGTGCGGTGCGGTAA
- a CDS encoding HNH endonuclease signature motif containing protein, whose product MRSTNREDVISAFAALKAAMTQLLELSFDALTTAERLVLLEHCETTRRQLPSIEHSLINQIAEQSSEEELGGRLPSALATRLRITRAEASRRVAEATELGERRALTGEPLAPQLSATAAAQRDGRIGAAQLRVIRDFFRQLPAGVDLETREKAEAHLARLATRFSPDQLAKLAQRLMDCLNPDGTFTDEDRARRRGLSLGKQGLDGMSRISGWLTPEARASLDAVLAKLAAPGMCNPHDDSPVVDGPAPEEAAQRDTRSEGQRNHDGLLAGLRGLLASGELGQHNGLPASIIVTTTLNDLEAATGRALTGGGTLLPMSDVIRLARQAIHYLAIFDNGKPLALYHAKRLASPGQRIVLYAKDRGCSAPGCDVPGYRCEVHHVREWATTHRTDIDQLTLACGPHHKLLDSGWTTRKNARGDTEWIPPAHLEHGQPRTNSLYHPERLLCDGEDEE is encoded by the coding sequence ATGCGTTCGACTAATCGGGAAGATGTCATCTCGGCCTTCGCTGCGCTCAAGGCGGCAATGACGCAGTTGCTCGAGCTCTCCTTCGACGCGTTGACCACTGCTGAGCGGCTGGTCTTGCTGGAGCACTGTGAGACGACGCGGCGTCAGCTGCCCAGCATCGAACACTCGCTGATCAACCAGATTGCCGAGCAGTCCAGCGAGGAGGAGCTGGGTGGTAGGTTGCCTTCGGCGTTGGCCACCCGGTTGCGGATCACGCGGGCGGAGGCCAGCCGGCGGGTGGCGGAGGCGACCGAGCTCGGTGAGCGCCGCGCGTTGACCGGTGAGCCGTTGGCGCCGCAGCTCAGCGCCACCGCTGCCGCGCAACGGGACGGGCGCATCGGCGCGGCCCAGCTGCGGGTGATCCGCGACTTCTTTCGCCAGCTGCCCGCCGGTGTGGACCTCGAGACGCGGGAGAAGGCCGAGGCCCATCTGGCCCGGCTGGCCACCCGGTTTAGTCCCGACCAATTGGCCAAGCTGGCGCAGCGGCTGATGGACTGCCTCAACCCCGACGGCACTTTCACCGATGAGGACAGGGCACGGCGACGCGGCCTGAGCCTGGGCAAGCAGGGCCTTGACGGGATGTCGCGCATCAGCGGCTGGCTGACCCCGGAAGCGCGCGCCAGCCTGGACGCGGTGTTGGCCAAGCTGGCCGCTCCGGGCATGTGCAACCCGCACGACGACAGCCCGGTGGTGGACGGCCCGGCACCTGAGGAAGCCGCGCAGCGTGACACCCGCTCGGAAGGCCAGCGCAACCACGATGGCCTGCTGGCCGGCCTGCGCGGCTTGCTGGCCAGCGGCGAGCTCGGCCAGCACAACGGCCTTCCCGCCAGCATCATCGTGACCACCACGCTCAACGACCTCGAAGCCGCCACAGGTAGGGCGCTCACCGGCGGTGGCACCCTGTTGCCCATGTCGGATGTGATCCGCTTGGCCCGCCAGGCGATTCATTACCTGGCGATCTTCGACAACGGCAAACCCCTGGCGCTGTACCACGCCAAACGCCTCGCGTCGCCGGGGCAGCGAATTGTCTTGTACGCCAAGGATCGTGGCTGCAGCGCACCCGGCTGCGACGTACCGGGTTATCGCTGCGAGGTCCACCACGTGCGGGAGTGGGCGACCACGCACCGCACCGATATCGACCAACTCACCCTGGCCTGCGGACCCCACCACAAACTCCTCGACAGCGGCTGGACCACCCGCAAAAACGCCCGCGGCGACACCGAATGGATACCACCGGCCCATCTCGAGCACGGCCAACCGCGAACCAATTCGTTGTACCACCCAGAAAGGCTCCTGTGTGACGGGGAAGACGAAGAATGA
- a CDS encoding pyridoxamine 5'-phosphate oxidase family protein yields MPDEPVTFLSDDESWKLLSSAALGRLVTSIAGEPEIFPVNYVVQDRTVLFRTAEGAKLFLAVTNSPVAFEADDHNAVEGWSVIVKGHAQVLRTDAEILKAEQAQLRPWVATLKLHYVRVIPSEITGRRFLFGPEPDRAETFA; encoded by the coding sequence ATGCCCGACGAGCCAGTTACCTTCCTATCAGACGACGAGAGTTGGAAACTCCTGAGCAGCGCCGCGCTCGGCCGACTGGTGACAAGCATCGCCGGTGAGCCCGAGATCTTCCCGGTCAACTATGTCGTGCAGGACCGCACCGTGCTCTTCCGCACGGCCGAGGGCGCGAAATTGTTTCTCGCCGTGACGAATAGCCCAGTCGCATTCGAGGCCGACGATCACAATGCGGTGGAAGGCTGGAGTGTCATCGTCAAAGGCCATGCACAGGTTCTGCGCACCGACGCAGAGATCCTGAAAGCCGAGCAGGCCCAACTGCGACCATGGGTCGCGACGTTGAAGCTGCACTACGTGCGGGTTATCCCGTCCGAAATCACCGGCCGGCGTTTCTTGTTCGGTCCGGAGCCGGACCGCGCCGAGACGTTTGCGTAA
- a CDS encoding FAD-dependent oxidoreductase, which produces MRPHHRPYHVAIVGSGPSGFFAAASLLKAADGSDHIDVAVDMLEMLPTPWGLVRSGVAPDHPKIKSISKTFEKTAEDPRFRFFGNIVVGKHVSPAELAERYDAVVYAVGAQSDKPLNIPGEDLPGSIAAVDFVGWYNAHPNFEHAAPDLSGARAVVVGNGNVAIDVARILVTDPEVLACTDIADHALESLRPCGVREVVLVGRRGPLQAAFTTLELRELGELEGVDVVVDPAQLQGVSDEDAAAAGKTAKQNIKVLRDYAQRPPRPGHRKIVFRFMTSPIEIKGDGKVEQIVLGRNELVADESGWVSARDTGEREELPVQLVVRSVGYRGVPTPGLPFDEKRGTIPNTAGRVEGSRNEYVVGWIKRGPTGVIGTNKKDSQDTVDTLMADLAATEALAEFPPDHGEQLAAWLASRQPQLVTTAQWKIIDHFERAAGEPHGRPRVKLPNVAELLRVGHR; this is translated from the coding sequence ATGCGGCCACACCACCGTCCCTACCACGTCGCCATCGTCGGCTCCGGGCCGTCGGGGTTCTTCGCCGCGGCATCGCTGCTGAAGGCCGCCGACGGCTCCGACCACATCGACGTGGCCGTCGACATGCTGGAGATGTTGCCGACGCCCTGGGGACTTGTCCGCTCCGGTGTCGCCCCCGACCACCCCAAGATCAAGTCGATCAGCAAAACCTTCGAGAAGACGGCCGAAGATCCCCGCTTCCGCTTCTTCGGCAACATAGTGGTGGGCAAACACGTATCCCCCGCCGAACTCGCCGAGCGATACGACGCGGTGGTCTATGCCGTCGGGGCGCAGTCCGACAAGCCGCTGAACATTCCCGGGGAGGATTTGCCGGGCAGCATCGCCGCCGTCGATTTCGTGGGCTGGTACAACGCACATCCCAACTTCGAACATGCCGCACCGGATCTGTCGGGCGCCCGGGCTGTGGTGGTCGGCAACGGCAACGTCGCGATCGACGTCGCGCGCATCCTGGTCACCGACCCCGAGGTGCTGGCGTGCACCGATATCGCCGATCACGCGCTGGAGTCGCTGCGCCCCTGCGGCGTTCGGGAAGTGGTGCTCGTCGGCCGGCGCGGTCCGCTGCAGGCGGCGTTCACTACGCTCGAATTGCGGGAACTGGGCGAGCTGGAAGGGGTCGACGTGGTGGTCGACCCGGCCCAACTTCAGGGCGTCAGCGACGAGGACGCCGCGGCGGCCGGTAAAACGGCCAAGCAGAACATCAAGGTGCTGCGCGACTATGCCCAGCGCCCACCGCGGCCCGGCCACCGCAAGATTGTGTTCCGGTTCATGACCTCCCCGATCGAGATCAAAGGCGACGGCAAGGTGGAGCAGATCGTGCTCGGACGCAACGAACTGGTCGCCGACGAGAGCGGGTGGGTATCGGCCAGGGACACCGGCGAGCGCGAGGAGTTGCCGGTGCAGCTAGTGGTGCGTTCGGTCGGCTACCGCGGGGTGCCGACGCCCGGACTGCCGTTCGACGAGAAACGCGGGACCATTCCCAACACCGCCGGCCGGGTGGAAGGCAGCCGCAATGAATATGTGGTGGGGTGGATCAAACGCGGCCCGACCGGCGTGATCGGCACCAACAAGAAGGATTCCCAGGACACCGTCGACACCCTGATGGCCGACTTGGCGGCCACCGAAGCGCTCGCGGAATTCCCACCCGACCATGGCGAGCAGCTGGCCGCCTGGCTGGCATCCCGACAACCTCAGCTGGTCACGACGGCGCAGTGGAAAATCATCGACCACTTCGAACGGGCGGCCGGGGAGCCGCACGGGCGTCCGCGCGTCAAGCTGCCCAATGTCGCCGAGTTGCTGCGGGTGGGCCACCGCTGA
- the prfB gene encoding peptide chain release factor 2, giving the protein MEPDRQADRRAEIAALDSTLTTVERVLDVDALRAKIDKLEHEASDPKLWDDQARAQRVTSELSHAQGELRRVEQLRSRLDDLPVLYELAAEEEGEAAAEALAEADAELKTLRAEIEATEVRTLLSGEYDEREALVTIRSGAGGVDAADWAEMLMRMYIRWAEQHKYPVEVFDTSYAEEAGIKSATFAVHAPFAYGTLSVEQGTHRLVRISPFDNQSRRQTSFAEVEVLPVVETTDHIDILEGDVRVDVYRSSGPGGQSVNTTDSAVRLTHIPTGIVVTCQNEKSQLQNKVAAMRVLQAKLLERKRLEERAELDALKGEGGSSWGNQMRSYVLHPYQMVKDLRTEYEVGNPAAVLDGDIDGFLEAGIRWRNRKDDSN; this is encoded by the coding sequence GTGGAACCCGACCGTCAAGCCGACCGCCGAGCCGAGATAGCCGCCCTTGACTCCACCCTGACCACGGTGGAGCGGGTGCTCGACGTCGATGCTTTGCGGGCCAAGATCGACAAGCTCGAGCACGAGGCGTCCGACCCCAAGTTGTGGGACGACCAGGCCCGGGCGCAGCGCGTGACCAGCGAGTTGTCGCACGCCCAGGGGGAACTGCGCCGGGTCGAGCAGCTGCGTAGCCGCCTCGACGACCTGCCGGTGCTCTACGAGCTCGCGGCCGAGGAAGAGGGGGAAGCCGCCGCCGAAGCTCTGGCCGAGGCCGACGCCGAACTCAAGACGCTGCGCGCCGAGATCGAGGCCACCGAGGTGCGCACCCTGCTGTCGGGCGAATACGACGAGCGTGAGGCGCTGGTCACGATCCGTTCCGGCGCGGGCGGGGTGGATGCGGCCGACTGGGCCGAAATGCTGATGCGGATGTACATCCGCTGGGCCGAGCAACACAAGTATCCGGTCGAGGTCTTCGACACCTCCTACGCCGAAGAAGCCGGCATCAAAAGCGCCACCTTCGCCGTGCATGCGCCGTTCGCCTATGGCACGTTGTCGGTCGAGCAGGGCACCCACCGGCTGGTGCGGATCAGCCCGTTCGACAACCAGAGCCGACGCCAGACGTCGTTCGCCGAAGTCGAGGTGTTACCGGTGGTAGAGACCACCGACCACATCGACATCCTGGAGGGCGATGTACGGGTCGACGTCTACCGGTCCAGCGGCCCCGGCGGCCAGTCGGTGAACACCACAGACTCCGCGGTGCGTTTAACCCACATCCCAACGGGTATTGTGGTGACTTGTCAGAACGAGAAGTCGCAACTGCAGAACAAAGTGGCGGCGATGCGAGTTCTTCAAGCAAAGTTGTTGGAACGCAAGCGTTTAGAAGAACGTGCTGAGCTGGATGCGTTGAAGGGCGAGGGCGGCAGTTCCTGGGGTAACCAGATGCGGTCCTATGTCTTGCACCCCTACCAGATGGTCAAGGATCTACGGACCGAGTACGAGGTAGGCAATCCGGCAGCCGTCCTGGACGGAGACATCGACGGGTTTCTGGAAGCAGGAATCCGGTGGCGTAACCGAAAAGATGACAGCAACTAA
- a CDS encoding aminotransferase class I/II-fold pyridoxal phosphate-dependent enzyme, with product MVRAVQDAVAQYGASASNSRITSGEIELCPRLEQRLARIYDVEAAIIATSGFLTNAGVLGYLLGEGDAAICDSLIHASVVAGARWAGARVMTFRHNDPDSLRGILRASRCVR from the coding sequence GTGGTTCGCGCCGTACAGGATGCGGTAGCGCAATACGGCGCCTCGGCGTCGAACAGCCGTATCACCTCAGGCGAGATCGAGCTTTGTCCGCGCCTCGAACAGCGGCTGGCCCGAATCTATGACGTCGAGGCGGCCATCATCGCAACCAGCGGATTCCTTACCAATGCCGGAGTCCTTGGATACCTGTTGGGTGAGGGTGACGCAGCCATCTGCGACTCGCTCATTCATGCCAGCGTCGTTGCCGGTGCCCGTTGGGCCGGCGCGCGTGTCATGACCTTTCGCCACAACGACCCGGATTCCCTACGCGGCATCCTGCGAGCATCCCGGTGCGTACGGTAG
- the ftsE gene encoding cell division ATP-binding protein FtsE — MITLDHVTKQYKSSARPALDDVNVKIDKGEFVFLIGPSGSGKSTFMRLLLAAETPTSGDVRVSKFHVNKLRGRNVPKLRQVIGCVFQDFRLLQQKTVYENVAFALEVIGKRTDAINRVVPEVLETVGLSGKANRLPHELSGGEQQRVAIARAFVNRPLVLLADEPTGNLDPDTSKDIMDLLERINRTGTTVVMATHDHHIVDSMRQRVVELSLGRLVRDEQRGVYGMDR; from the coding sequence ATGATCACCCTGGACCATGTCACCAAGCAGTACAAATCGTCGGCGCGTCCGGCGCTTGATGACGTCAACGTCAAGATCGACAAGGGTGAGTTCGTCTTCCTGATCGGCCCGTCGGGTTCGGGCAAGTCGACGTTCATGCGGCTGTTGCTGGCGGCCGAGACGCCGACATCCGGAGATGTGCGGGTGTCGAAGTTTCATGTCAACAAGCTGCGCGGTCGAAACGTCCCGAAGCTGCGTCAGGTGATCGGCTGCGTCTTTCAGGATTTCCGGCTGTTACAGCAAAAGACCGTGTACGAAAACGTCGCCTTTGCGCTGGAGGTGATCGGCAAACGCACCGACGCGATCAACCGGGTGGTGCCCGAGGTGCTCGAGACGGTGGGATTGTCGGGCAAAGCCAACCGGCTGCCACACGAGCTTTCGGGCGGCGAACAACAGCGGGTCGCGATCGCCCGCGCCTTTGTGAACCGGCCGCTGGTACTGCTGGCCGACGAGCCCACCGGCAACCTCGACCCAGACACCAGTAAGGACATCATGGATTTGTTGGAGCGGATCAACCGAACCGGGACGACGGTGGTGATGGCCACTCACGACCATCACATTGTCGATTCGATGCGGCAGCGGGTCGTCGAGTTGTCGCTGGGCCGGCTGGTTCGTGACGAACAGCGCGGCGTCTATGGGATGGATCGCTAA
- a CDS encoding FAD-binding oxidoreductase: MRSWWGWGDVEDALSHRETQALVSRVAALLPGHDLTDHQPPDPPALGLAPPRITPPASLAGLCSADPLDRAGHARGKAFRDVARNLQGRLDHFPDLIVRPRSEQDVVDVLDWGTRGHVAVIPYGGGSSVVGGVEPRFDEPAVTVDIGALDAVLDIDRVSRVARIQAGAFGPSIENQLRPNNLTLRHFPQSFGFSSLGGWLATRSGGHFATLYTHIDDLTESMRVVTPAGISESRRLPGSGAGPSPDRLFLGSEGILGIITEAWMRLQDRPCWQLTASVAFDDWAAAVTATRTIAQAGLYPANCRLLDPAEAFLNAGTTVGGGLLVLAFESADHPVDAWLQRAVEIAADHGGSVTARRGRETTTGTTENDASQNWRSAFLRMPYQRDALARRGVIAETFETACTWAGFDALHAAVTDAARTAIEHVCGTGLVTCRFTHVYPDGPAPYYGIYAGGRWGSLDAQWDDIKAAVSEAISTAGGTITHHHAVGRDHRPWYDRQRPDPFAAALRAAKSALDPAGILNPGVLVDP, translated from the coding sequence ATGCGTTCGTGGTGGGGTTGGGGTGACGTCGAGGACGCGCTGTCACACCGGGAGACGCAGGCATTGGTGTCGCGCGTCGCGGCGCTGCTGCCCGGCCATGACCTGACCGACCACCAACCCCCGGATCCGCCGGCACTCGGGTTGGCGCCCCCGCGGATCACCCCACCGGCATCGCTGGCCGGGCTGTGTTCGGCCGACCCTCTCGATCGTGCCGGGCATGCGCGCGGCAAGGCGTTTCGCGACGTCGCGCGCAACCTGCAGGGTCGCCTCGACCATTTTCCGGACCTGATCGTGCGGCCGCGCAGCGAACAGGACGTTGTCGACGTGCTGGATTGGGGTACGCGCGGGCACGTCGCCGTCATTCCCTACGGCGGCGGCAGCTCGGTGGTCGGGGGAGTGGAGCCGCGCTTCGACGAGCCGGCGGTCACGGTCGACATCGGCGCGTTGGACGCAGTGCTCGACATCGACCGGGTCAGCCGGGTCGCGCGCATCCAGGCGGGCGCGTTCGGGCCGTCGATCGAAAACCAGCTTCGCCCAAACAATCTCACGCTGCGCCATTTCCCGCAGTCCTTCGGTTTCTCGAGCCTCGGCGGCTGGCTGGCCACCCGCTCCGGCGGACACTTCGCCACCCTGTACACCCACATCGACGACCTGACCGAGTCGATGCGCGTCGTCACCCCGGCCGGAATCAGCGAGTCGCGGCGGCTGCCCGGGTCCGGTGCCGGACCGTCCCCGGACCGGCTATTCCTTGGTTCGGAGGGCATCCTCGGCATCATCACCGAGGCCTGGATGCGGTTACAGGACCGGCCGTGTTGGCAGCTCACCGCGTCGGTCGCCTTCGACGACTGGGCCGCCGCGGTTACGGCAACCCGCACGATCGCACAAGCCGGCCTCTACCCGGCGAACTGCCGGCTCCTGGACCCGGCCGAGGCATTCCTGAATGCCGGCACCACGGTCGGCGGCGGGCTGCTGGTGCTGGCTTTCGAATCGGCAGACCACCCCGTCGACGCGTGGCTGCAACGGGCCGTGGAGATCGCCGCTGACCACGGCGGCAGCGTCACCGCGCGGCGTGGCCGCGAAACAACTACCGGCACAACGGAAAACGATGCCTCCCAAAACTGGCGTTCGGCGTTCCTGCGGATGCCCTACCAGCGAGATGCGTTGGCCCGCCGCGGCGTAATCGCCGAGACGTTCGAAACCGCTTGCACTTGGGCCGGATTCGACGCCCTGCACGCCGCGGTGACCGACGCCGCCCGGACCGCGATCGAACACGTCTGCGGAACCGGCCTGGTGACCTGCCGATTCACCCATGTCTACCCCGACGGCCCGGCCCCGTACTACGGCATCTACGCGGGCGGACGCTGGGGTTCGCTGGACGCGCAATGGGACGACATCAAAGCCGCCGTGTCCGAGGCGATCAGCACAGCCGGCGGCACCATCACCCACCACCACGCCGTCGGCCGCGACCACCGCCCGTGGTACGACCGGCAGCGCCCCGACCCGTTCGCGGCGGCCCTGCGCGCGGCGAAGTCCGCGCTCGACCCGGCCGGAATCCTCAACCCAGGTGTGCTTGTCGACCCCTGA